A window from Bacillota bacterium encodes these proteins:
- a CDS encoding glycosyltransferase has translation MTEPRPEPDSEPKLSLCMIVRNEAAAVGRCLLSVEALVDEVIIVDTGSDDRTIELCRGHGAMVHGLPWQDDFSAARNFGLEKAGGDWILVLDADDELAAGDRPKVRGLIGGRGVDAYIFRTLSYLGDEPGEGAVVCPHVRLFRNRAGLRYVGRTHERLDLPAGTRLAYRDITVLHYGYLRPVVRRQDKVRRNLRICQAVVQADPGDAFAHFNLGTEYIRAGHYLKGLASLRQAHRLGGVDPGWAPELARKLSLYLIRLGRHREADALLTRSLEAYPDYTDLVFLRATLHQETRDYAQAAGEFSRCLRMGEAPPEYTSDLGVGTFKAAFGLGHAHRAMGNHLRAAAAYRLVLKLNPSSELALPFLIEALAEAKDPDRALEDLKRLLASTPPVLLALARAFADNGFYRQALDCLADIKGAQPHDGHPGAARAPARPSIALLRGLCLLGLRQPEAAGVALLEVRSDSPDYPQAAVGLCLCAWVLNRPAQAAGLLTRLGQLERREPGSLVGGRGGLAALRRFNRMLLDRGRSAARRREKPPPGQKQPAPAGHRREALLNLAEKLIELGRPDQARLAFRLVSPGGRDLEAATRVGRSLLRYGYVALAREQLNRVGGRRKPSGKGRLDFLRVLATVELKTGHLSRAARLYRLILTVDPRDLGAYSGLAEALESQSKRLIGPVGPVAYGDKAPGNEGRDQGWKDRLV, from the coding sequence TTGACCGAGCCCAGACCTGAACCGGACAGCGAGCCGAAGCTATCCCTGTGCATGATCGTTCGGAACGAAGCGGCCGCCGTCGGCCGTTGCCTTCTCAGCGTGGAAGCACTGGTGGATGAGGTCATCATCGTCGACACGGGCTCGGACGACAGAACGATCGAGCTATGCAGGGGCCACGGGGCGATGGTCCACGGCCTTCCTTGGCAGGACGACTTCAGCGCGGCCAGGAACTTCGGATTGGAGAAGGCCGGCGGAGATTGGATCCTGGTCCTTGATGCCGACGACGAGTTGGCCGCCGGTGATCGGCCAAAGGTCCGGGGGCTCATCGGCGGTCGAGGGGTCGACGCCTACATCTTCAGGACCCTCAGCTACCTTGGGGACGAGCCCGGTGAGGGCGCGGTCGTCTGCCCGCACGTCCGGCTCTTTCGGAACCGGGCTGGTCTCCGTTACGTCGGCCGAACCCATGAACGACTGGACCTCCCGGCCGGCACTCGCCTGGCCTACCGGGACATCACCGTCCTGCATTACGGCTATCTCAGGCCGGTCGTCCGCCGGCAGGACAAGGTCCGTCGTAACCTCCGAATCTGCCAGGCCGTGGTCCAGGCCGACCCGGGCGATGCCTTTGCCCACTTCAACCTGGGCACGGAGTACATTCGTGCCGGCCATTACCTCAAGGGCCTGGCCAGCCTTCGGCAGGCCCATCGGCTCGGCGGCGTCGATCCCGGATGGGCCCCTGAACTCGCCCGGAAACTGAGCTTGTACCTGATCAGGCTCGGCCGTCACCGGGAAGCCGACGCCCTGCTGACTCGAAGCCTCGAAGCCTATCCGGACTACACGGACCTGGTCTTTCTCCGGGCCACGCTCCACCAGGAAACAAGGGACTATGCCCAAGCGGCGGGGGAGTTCAGCCGGTGCCTGCGGATGGGGGAAGCTCCCCCGGAATACACCAGCGATCTGGGAGTGGGCACGTTCAAAGCCGCCTTCGGCCTCGGCCATGCTCATCGGGCGATGGGGAACCACCTCCGGGCGGCGGCGGCCTACCGCCTCGTCCTCAAGCTGAACCCAAGTTCCGAGCTCGCCCTGCCCTTCCTGATCGAAGCCCTGGCCGAAGCCAAAGACCCGGACCGCGCCTTGGAGGACTTGAAGAGGCTCCTCGCGTCGACCCCGCCGGTCCTCCTGGCGCTGGCCCGGGCCTTTGCCGATAATGGTTTTTACCGGCAGGCCCTGGATTGCCTGGCCGACATCAAGGGCGCACAGCCCCACGACGGGCACCCGGGCGCCGCCCGCGCCCCGGCAAGGCCGTCGATCGCTCTTCTCAGGGGGCTCTGTCTTCTCGGGCTCCGGCAGCCGGAAGCGGCCGGGGTCGCGCTTCTTGAAGTGCGGAGCGATTCCCCCGATTACCCTCAGGCCGCTGTGGGCCTGTGTCTGTGCGCCTGGGTCTTGAATCGACCCGCCCAGGCGGCCGGTCTCTTGACCCGGCTGGGGCAGCTCGAAAGACGGGAGCCGGGGAGTCTGGTTGGGGGACGCGGCGGGCTGGCCGCCCTGCGGCGTTTCAACCGCATGCTGCTGGACCGGGGGAGGTCCGCCGCCCGGCGGCGGGAGAAGCCACCCCCAGGTCAGAAACAGCCCGCCCCTGCCGGTCATCGCCGGGAGGCCCTTCTTAACCTGGCCGAAAAGCTCATCGAGCTGGGTCGCCCGGATCAGGCCCGGCTGGCGTTCAGACTGGTCTCTCCGGGGGGCCGCGACCTAGAGGCGGCCACGAGAGTCGGCCGGTCCTTGCTGCGCTATGGCTATGTCGCCCTGGCCCGCGAGCAGCTCAACCGAGTCGGGGGTAGACGCAAACCGTCCGGCAAAGGTCGCCTCGATTTCCTCCGGGTGTTGGCGACGGTCGAGCTCAAGACCGGGCACCTCAGCCGGGCGGCCAGGCTCTACCGGCTCATCCTCACCGTGGACCCGCGGGACTTAGGGGCTTACTCCGGCCTGGCCGAGGCCCTTGAGTCCCAGTCCAAAAGGCTGATCGGCCCGGTCGGCCCGGTCGCCTACGGGGACAAGGCCCCCGGTAACGAGGGGAGGGATCAGGGATGGAAGGACCGCCTCGTCTGA
- a CDS encoding glycosyltransferase — protein MDSPLEGRLSLCLITRDEEDFLPNCLASVQGVVEEIAIVDTGSKDRTVEIARRLGAVVRSLTWTDDFAAARNASLDMATGEWILVLDADEELHRDDRARLRSLLTGREAEAYLVQILNYIGEPSHPDVEISASLRLFRNRKEYRFSGVLHEQVGENILKVRPGTNFASSGLRIHHYGYLSGLRRSESGQRNLNLALAQVEKSPNDAFVRFNLGVEYMRFDRYADALPHLELARTLMPRGAMWGCKLVKTVVLCLMKLDRWDEAMTLVETGLAEYPDFTDLVYQEGVVHQHQGRLARAAGCFYQCVAMGPPPVPPYGAVEEGLATFKAHYGLGQVYEAMGRQHQAVKAYQDAFAGHPNWFLPLYRIGSILLTQGGAAMARAYLERFLDSTRPEHLLILADIFCLAGGYDTALSYLGLATQNGPVTPQVHYLRGVCFLRTGRHGAAGAELGEVPEDSPYFQQAALGLCFCYWSEDRLDEARSVLRKMRADDRTYLALAGMFRQEAAAILREGLERFPAAQLLHKALAELGDGGVTVDRAQT, from the coding sequence GTCTGGGGGCCGTTGTGCGGAGCCTGACCTGGACGGACGACTTCGCCGCCGCTCGAAACGCCTCCCTCGACATGGCCACCGGGGAGTGGATTCTGGTCCTCGACGCTGACGAGGAACTGCATCGTGACGACCGGGCGAGACTGCGCAGCCTGCTGACCGGCCGGGAAGCGGAAGCCTACCTGGTTCAGATCCTCAACTATATCGGTGAACCAAGCCATCCTGATGTTGAGATCTCGGCCAGCCTGCGTCTCTTTCGCAACCGCAAGGAGTATCGCTTCAGCGGCGTTCTGCATGAGCAGGTCGGCGAGAACATCCTCAAGGTCCGGCCGGGAACGAACTTCGCGTCTTCCGGACTGCGGATTCACCACTACGGCTACTTGTCCGGGTTGCGGAGGTCCGAATCCGGCCAACGCAACCTCAACCTCGCCCTGGCGCAGGTGGAGAAGAGCCCCAACGACGCCTTCGTGCGGTTCAACCTGGGCGTCGAGTACATGAGATTCGACCGATACGCCGACGCCCTGCCGCACCTTGAACTGGCTCGGACGCTTATGCCGCGCGGGGCGATGTGGGGCTGCAAGTTGGTGAAGACCGTGGTGTTGTGCCTGATGAAGCTCGACCGCTGGGACGAGGCCATGACCCTCGTTGAAACCGGGCTCGCCGAGTACCCGGACTTCACCGACCTGGTCTATCAGGAGGGGGTCGTTCACCAGCACCAGGGGAGGCTCGCCCGGGCGGCGGGTTGCTTCTACCAGTGCGTGGCGATGGGCCCTCCCCCGGTCCCTCCATATGGCGCCGTCGAAGAAGGCCTGGCCACCTTCAAGGCCCACTATGGTCTCGGCCAGGTCTATGAAGCGATGGGCCGCCAGCACCAGGCGGTCAAGGCCTACCAGGATGCGTTCGCCGGCCATCCAAACTGGTTTCTGCCTCTGTACCGCATCGGTTCGATCCTCTTGACCCAGGGCGGGGCGGCCATGGCCCGGGCGTATCTGGAGCGATTTCTCGATTCGACCCGGCCCGAGCATCTCCTCATCCTGGCCGACATCTTCTGCCTGGCCGGCGGATACGACACCGCCCTTTCGTACCTGGGACTCGCCACTCAGAACGGTCCGGTCACCCCTCAGGTCCATTACCTTCGAGGCGTCTGCTTTCTTCGGACGGGACGGCACGGGGCGGCCGGCGCCGAGTTGGGCGAGGTTCCCGAGGATAGCCCGTACTTTCAGCAGGCCGCGCTCGGCCTCTGTTTCTGCTATTGGTCCGAGGACCGCCTCGACGAGGCCCGCTCAGTCCTGAGGAAAATGAGGGCCGACGACCGAACCTATCTCGCCCTGGCCGGGATGTTCCGGCAAGAAGCGGCGGCCATTTTGAGAGAAGGCCTGGAACGTTTCCCGGCCGCTCAGCTTCTGCACAAGGCCCTCGCCGAATTAGGGGACGGAGGGGTCACGGTTGACCGAGCCCAGACCTGA
- a CDS encoding glycosyltransferase family 2 protein, with amino-acid sequence MEGPPRLTLCLIARDEEDLLARCLTSVRGVADEIVFVDTGSTDRTSEIARSFGARVFTFPWTGSFAEARNFSLDQARGQWILVLDADEELQADDREKLLALVKRAETAAEAGPEGYFLVTISYTGDVPGDEGEVDLRLSLFRNRSRYRYRGAIHEDIADSIRGASGSAEGRASDVALGIADIRILHYGYLTPRWLGKQKSRRNTAALRSELALTPDDPFLHYSLGAELVPLQDYDGALREFEVARTRWTCEAPQYPDLVKKIATCWMAKADYWRGREVLRLGVGMYPDFTDLWYLLGWAELLTRNYRGSVDCYRRCLELGPPPPRYSSSFGVGGVFAHYGLAQVSLARATEVLRAGVSARPASAALATALRRARSLLLAGGYHEAQDSALTSHIAAGKAVPPGQLVEGQ; translated from the coding sequence ATGGAAGGACCGCCTCGTCTGACCCTGTGCCTGATCGCCCGCGATGAGGAGGATCTCCTGGCGAGGTGCCTCACGAGCGTCCGAGGGGTGGCCGATGAAATCGTCTTCGTCGATACGGGTTCGACCGACCGTACATCGGAGATCGCGCGTTCATTCGGGGCCCGGGTCTTCACCTTCCCGTGGACCGGATCGTTCGCCGAGGCCCGCAATTTCTCTTTGGATCAAGCCCGGGGACAGTGGATCCTGGTCCTCGACGCGGACGAAGAGCTTCAGGCCGACGATCGAGAAAAGCTTCTCGCCCTGGTCAAGCGGGCTGAGACGGCCGCCGAAGCCGGGCCGGAAGGGTACTTCCTGGTCACCATCAGCTACACCGGGGACGTGCCGGGGGACGAAGGCGAGGTCGACCTCCGTCTGTCACTCTTTCGCAACCGGTCCAGGTATCGCTACCGCGGGGCGATTCACGAGGATATCGCCGACAGCATCAGGGGGGCCTCGGGGTCGGCCGAAGGACGCGCCTCAGACGTCGCCTTGGGGATAGCCGACATCCGCATCCTGCACTACGGATACCTGACTCCGAGGTGGCTCGGCAAGCAGAAGAGCCGCCGTAATACGGCGGCCTTGCGGTCCGAACTGGCGTTGACCCCCGACGATCCGTTTCTCCATTACAGCCTGGGTGCGGAACTCGTGCCCCTCCAAGACTACGACGGTGCGCTGCGTGAGTTTGAAGTCGCGCGAACCCGGTGGACGTGCGAGGCGCCTCAGTATCCCGACCTCGTGAAGAAGATCGCCACCTGCTGGATGGCCAAAGCGGACTATTGGCGCGGTCGCGAGGTTCTGAGACTCGGGGTCGGAATGTATCCCGACTTCACGGATCTTTGGTACCTGTTGGGGTGGGCTGAACTCCTGACGAGGAACTACCGCGGCAGCGTCGACTGTTACCGGCGGTGCCTGGAACTGGGTCCCCCGCCCCCCCGGTACAGCTCCTCCTTCGGGGTCGGCGGGGTCTTCGCCCATTACGGTTTGGCGCAAGTGAGCCTGGCCCGGGCCACCGAAGTGCTGAGGGCCGGGGTGAGCGCCCGGCCGGCCTCCGCCGCCCTGGCGACCGCCCTGCGTCGGGCTCGTTCACTGCTTCTTGCGGGCGGTTACCATGAAGCTCAGGACTCGGCCCTGACGAGCCACATTGCCGCCGGAAAGGCCGTGCCTCCTGGACAGCTCGTCGAGGGCCAGTAG